A single region of the Triticum dicoccoides isolate Atlit2015 ecotype Zavitan chromosome 2B, WEW_v2.0, whole genome shotgun sequence genome encodes:
- the LOC119367744 gene encoding uncharacterized protein LOC119367744 produces MGLCMSSGGAVRSEGLAASTAMVLLPTGELREYPPPATAAQALQDSVEAGDGSAGWFLCDADAMGFEGPVAAVGGGEELRPGQIYFVLPAEVKRNGLRREDVAALAVGASAALVTKANTNASGSGGRRRRAGSVSPFVFAPPPEVDETLAYKTVPALVVKRRPVARVKSAGRMQPRFAPDLTAIPECE; encoded by the coding sequence ATGGGTCTCTGCATGTCTAGCGGCGGGGCGGTGCGCTCCGAGGGGCTGGCCGCGTCGACTGCGATGGTGCTGCTGCCAACGGGGGAGCTGCGCGAGTACCCGCCCCCGGCGACGGCGGCGCAAGCCCTCCAGGACTCCGTGGAGGCAGGAGACGGCTCCGCCGGGTGGTTCCTGTGCGACGCCGACGCGATGGGGTTCGAGGGTCCCGTGGCGGCCGTAGGCGGGGGCGAGGAACTGCGCCCGGGCCAGATCTACTTCGTGCTCCCCGCCGAGGTTAAGAGGAACGGGCTCCGCCGCGAGGACGTGGCCGCACTCGCCGTCGGGGCGTCCGCGGCGCTCGTCACCAAGGCCAACACCAACGCGTCCGGCAGCGGCGGACGGAGGAGACGCGCCGGCTCTGTTTCGCCGTTCGTGTTCGCCCCTCCGCCTGAGGTGGACGAGACTCTTGCCTACAAGACCGTGCCGGCGCTGGTAGTGAAGAGGCGGCCGGTGGCGCGCGTAAAGAGTGCCGGGAGGATGCAGCCGAGGTTCGCCCCGGATCTGACCGCCATTCCTGAATGCGAGTAA